GTTTGGTATGGCATTTTAAGCaatggttttcaatttttaaacaatattacacgtattttcatacatttttttacccacacgtatttcaaaaaaatacaaacaacgttactagaacaacgttaccaaacagACCTTCAAATTTTGTAACTTTATATAGGACCTACTCTACTGTCTCACTCAACCCAGAACTATTCTTTTATTCCCCACGGTAAGTTCTCTCTtcacttcatttttttcccttttttgttaTCTGCCTTCACTTTCCCATTTCTCTAAAATTTCTTTCATCTTTATCCGCCCCTTTCCTCTCTTCCACTCACTCTGCCATTGACGAAACTAATTCCTACTAAGCTTTGTTCtctatttttctatattttaggCAGATCGGTGTCTTCGCTTGATCCTTCTTCTTCCGAATTCAAAGTCAAGACTCCAAGGTTGAGATCAAAGACGCCAACTCAAAACACAAACCAGCCTTCAGGTcagtatctctctctctctctccatttcttATTGTGGCTTTAtctttctctcttcattttGAGTTAGGAATTTAGTGGGTATATGGATTATGTTTTGTTCTCTAATAATGGTGATGAAGCAGGAATTTGCCTCGTCAATATGATGGATGACCTGTAAAACCTGTGTCACTGGAATACACTCAATAAACAAGGGCACCGATTTAGGGCCTACCAAGGACCCTTCGATACTTAAGTTAGCTTATTCTCTCTAGAAAAACTATAATTTGTATAGCAGTTGTGTGTTCATCCCCTTTTACCTGTTTTTCTTGGCTTTATATAACCTTAGGCTAAGTTAATACTCATAATATCATTGTGTTGCAACTGGGTAATCAATGCTTAATGATTGCAAATTAACTCCAACATTTTCTGTTCGTAACCGGTCCTTAATTCTGCATTATTGGATGTTGGTAACGGTTTTGTGCTATTCATTGCCCAGTCATTGATTGCTGCCAGGAGTTAATGCACATACGCTCGTCcataaccttactcatcactgTCATGGATGGTTTACAAGTAATGGACGACCATTTATATGCTACTCGTCAGTTGTCCCCCCTTTTTCCTTTGTCGTCTATCGTCTGGATGAGCTAAGGAATATGGAAAGTCTGTTTTGGACGGATCACTTTGTATGTGCCCCGAGATTCTCCTCCCATCTCATTTACTGTGGGGCGACATTTTTGTCAGCCGATCGCCACGTTCCATGTTTGTGTTGGCCGCATGTGTGTGTCTTCCTTAAGTTTCCCATGCATTAAattcatttccttttttatttatatcaaaaAGCCTTctcatattcttcttcttcttcttcgttatACATTGAGCTTGGAGTCTGAAACCAGAAGAGAGTTCCTGCACCTTCTGTATGGTAAAACTCCATTTCCTCCCTTAATGGTtgattttaatttcattaagaaGGAAACTCCCTCTATTTTGTTCTTCTTCGCTAGGCTAGGAGTGTttcttgactcttctagtggtTGTCGTCCCCACATTGGTTTATTTGTGCCTTGAGACTGTGGGGCTCTTAGGCCTGTTTTGAAAAGCCTTTACCCTCTACTCCATCAATCTTTAATTGCCCATCATCTAGAGATGACTGCTATAGAGTACCGAGACAGCGACATTAGGTCCAACGAGTTAGAAACTGGTTTTTCATTAAGTGGTGAGTCCACAGATAAAGATTTTGAAATTGTAATGTCAAAACCTCCCATCGTCTTTAAAAATTCCATCGTCTTCAATCCCCTTTCATGCTCTCTCCGAGTCTTGTCTTTACGAGTTGAGACATTTGAAATCTATTCGCAAGAGGTTTCAATTTCCAGAAAGGGTAGCTATAAGATTACCTCGTCCAAACGAAGAAGAGTGCACCTTTGCTCATGGCGAGGTGAGTTTTTACAAAGCTACCTTTTCTAGCAGCCTCCGTTTTCTTGTTCATTCGTTTATCATGCAACTCCTTTCTACTCTCAATGTTGCACTTGGTCAGCTTGTCCCTAACGCATGGAGGATGATTATTAGTTGTATGTCGATTTGGGTATCTGTCCATGATGGGGACATGATTACCTTAAATGAATTTCTTTATATGTACTGCTTGAAACCTTCCACCGATTATGGGTATTTTGAACTTCTACCTTGGAATAAGGAGTCTAGAATCGTCCGTAGCTTCCCTACTTCCGTTCGTGACTAGAAAACAtgatatttctttatttctagATCTGGATGGGAAACCATGTCTGATGACCTGTGGGGTGAAGTCCCATGGTTGCTACGGAAATGGGAAATCCCTTCTTTTggtgcatctctctttcctcttcATTAAACTGGTTGTTTTAAGTTTGCTATTCTTCTGATCtccttttttgctttattttatttatcgtCCTTTGTTGGTGGAATGCTACCAAGGACGAATTAAGGTTGCCCTTAAGTTTGCCCTCACAATTGACGATTTCGATGAGCTGGTTGATCCTCATCATTTGTACGAGTATTGCCTTGGACCTGAGCCTTCTGCATACATTTTGAAGAAAATAGCCCAGGTAGAGAAGAGTAGGTTTTTAATTCTTTGTCCTTCCTTGTTTTACCTTATAGATTTTTTCCCTATTAACCttctttttgcaaaaatggCCATTAGGTATAGCAAAGACAAATATGTCCGTGTTAAGAGCTTGAAGAATGAACCCCTATCTCACATTACCCCCAGATCAAAGAAACGCAAGCTGGATGAAGGGAAGGACGAGACTCCTACCCCCTATCACTCTTTGGTACTCTGTATTCTCCCACACCTTCTCTTAAGATGATGACCTTCAATCCTCCGACCACATGCTTTAAAGGGAAGGCCAAGGTTGGCAAGAGTGTTTGGGATGACCCTGCTACCGCCCTTGGACGAGCTCATAATGTCATTACTGACGACGAGCTTAAAGGTCTCTCGTCCATCCCTTCTCACGAACTAATTAGCCGCCATATTCACAAACTAGTGCAGGTATTTTACTTAACGTTTCTTCATTACGTCATTAAGTATTTACACCTGTTAAACATTACtaacctttctttctcttttcaggTTCTTGGTGAGTCCCTTTGTCTGACGACAGACTACTTGAACAACGAGGAGAAAGTAGTAGTGGCCAACTCCAAGGTTGATTCTATTGAGGCCGAGAGCTCCAAGTTGAAGAAGGATCTGATTGAAGTTATAGACCAATCGACCAAGGCTAAAGAGAAGATGAAAGAACTAAAGGAAGCACTGAAGGTTGAGAAAAAGCTCGTCATTCAAAAAGATGAGGAAGTCCAAGCTGCCCTCCTGAGAATGGACGAGGAACGTGAGAAGGTGATTGCTAGGTTCCTGGAGTCTAATCGCTTCTCCGACATGCAGTTCGAGCAGTACTTCAAAGGCTTCGAGCTTCTTCGTTGGTGGATGATGAAGCACCATAGCCATGTAGTGAATTTTGCAAATCTAGACTTTGAAGCTATTGATACTGAGATCCTTGCTGACGAGGCTAATGAGAAGGAAGGCGAGACCATTACTGAAGCTACTGATGTTGTTGAAGGTGAAGGTGCGGCTACAAGAGGAGCTACTGACAAGGCTTAGACAAAGGCAGGCCGTGTTGAGGAGATCGTCAATGCTCCTTGAAGTAGAAATctaagtaactttttttttttttttttcattttaaagacAATGGATGCCTCCTGCTTTGAGGCTTTTAATTTAGAAACAATGGGTGCCTCTTGTTTTGAGgcttttattttagaaacaatGCATTtgttttgaactttgaagttctTCTTCTTATGATATATGCTTGCTCTTTTATTACCTTGCTTAAGATTTTAACTCTTCATTTTGAGTTTTTACTGTATGTTGTGATTTAACTCATCTTGTGAGTTTTTAccacatttataattttaactTGTGATTTTAACTCATCTTGTGAGTTTTTACcacatttatgattttaattcgtcattttgagtttttaccatattttgtgattttgactcttcttttgAGTTTTTACCACACTCATGATGTTCACGCGTCATTCGAGCTTTTACCATTCGTGTTCTTATAACGTTTGTGGTTTGAACTTGTTGCTAGACTTCAGATACTTCCTTTTCTTCATTGATCTTAGGTTTGACACTTTGTcaaactttattgaaaaaaagGAATGGCTGAACAAGCCTTATTATTTCATGCATTCCTCATATACGAGGGAATTACAAGGAAATAGCAAACTGAAAATAGCTTTATCAAAATActtgaaggaaaagaaatacttagaaaaaaaaattaaatctcgCTTATCTGATGTGTCGTCAAAAGAGGTGCTCTTACAAATACAGCTTATTAGACCAAGCAATAGCTTTTACTGATAGTACTTCTTAAGATGTTCCACATTCCAAGGACGAGGAAGTGGATTGCCTTCCAAATCCTTCAAATAATAGCTTCCTCGTCTGGAATAACGGACGACCTTGTATAGGCCTTCCTAAGTAGACCTTAACTTCCTTTGCGCTAAATCCCTAGTAGCTTATGAGAATTTTCGCAGAACCATGTCGTCGGGGTTGCACCTTTTGAGTTTTACCCTCTGATTATAGTACTTCTGCATTTTTTGTTGGTACCAAGCTATTCTCAAGGCTACCTCATCTCTGACTTCAGCCAAACAATCCAAGCTGAGCCTTAGTTCGTCATTGTTTGAACCTTTGTCATGATGAGTTTGCCTAAGACTAGAGACTCCTATCTCGACTAGGATAACCGCTTCAGTGCCGAAGGCCAACTTGAATGGAGTCTTTCCTGTTGGTGTTCTCACTATCGTCTTGTAAACCCATAATACCCCAGGTAACTCTTCTGGCCATGCACCCTTTGCTCCCTCAAGTCGTGCTTTGATGAGTTTAAGCAAAGTACGATTTGTTACTTCTTTTTGCCCATTAGCTTATGGATTCCCTGGTGACGAATAGTGATTTTGTATCCCTAGATCTGCGTAAAACTCTTTGAATTTTCGACTATCGAATTGATGACCATTATCAGATATGATTGTCCTAGGGATCCTGAACCTACagacaatgttcttccaaacaaaggTCTGTATCTTGTCTTCGATGATTACCACTAGTGGTTCTGCTTCGACCCATTTGATGAAGTAATCAATGGCTACAAGCAGAAACCTCACTTGCCTTTTTCCCAAAGGGAGTGGGCCGACGATGTCTATTCTCCATGTAGAAAATGGTCAGGGTGAAGAGATGCTCGTCAGTAATTCCCTAAGTATATGCTGCACATTGCCGAACCGCTAAAATTTATCGCATTTCTTCACAAGTTCAATTGCATCCTTTTGCATAGTTGGCCAAAAGTAGCCTACCCTAATTGTCTTTCCCACCAGGGACAAGGTCTGGAATGGTTACCACAGACTCCTTCGTGTATTTCTCGTAGCACATACATCGCTTCGTCAGGGGCCAAGCACTTTAGGTATGGCAtcgagaatcctcttttgtaaaGTTCTCCATTCAAAACAGTGAACCTTGCTACTCGGACTTTGACCTTCTTTGCCTTTGATGCGTCAGATGGGAGTTGGCCATCTCTGATGTAGAATATGATTGGTTCCATCTAGTCACTTTGTTGCTGGATTGAAAGGGCCTGTAGTCCATCAATACTGGGGATTGTCTGAACCTCCATGAGTAAGCCTTCCGTTGTTGGAGCATCTTCTGTTAAGGCAAGTCTACCAATCTCGTCAGCAGCTGAGTTTTCTTCCCTTGGGATTAGCTCGAGTTTAACGCTATCATACTCAACAATGAGCTGGCTCGTTAGTTgtaggtatttcttcattctttcctcctttgcttcataTTCGTTGGTTATTTGTCCAACGATCAACTTGGAATCAGACGTCAATCTCAAATTCTTGACTCTCAAAGCTCTTGCAACCCTTAAGTTGGCAAGAATTGCTTCATACTCTGCCTCATTATTTGTTGTTGGAAACTTGAGTTGAACCCCATATTTAAGGATGCCATTCTTTGGCAATATCATTATGACACCAACGCCCCCGAGTCTTGTTACAGACGAGCCATCTAAGCAAATTGTCCAATACTCTGCTTCCTCATTAGGGTCTAGAAGAGtaaattctgcaatgaaatcttcTAAAGCTTGTGCCTTGATTGCTGTTCTTGACCTGTACTCATTGGCAAACTGGCTTAGCTCAACTGCCCACTAGACAATACGACCTGCAGCATTTTTTTTGCTCATTGCTTTTCGGATTGGTTGGTCTGTCATGACTACAATGGTATATGCCTGGAAGTATGGACGAAGCTTTCTTGAAGCCACAATTAATGAGAAGGCCATCTTCTCCATGCGTGGATACTTTGCTTCGGCACCCTGAAAAGCTTGACTAGTATAATACATTGACCTTTGTATCTTGGATTCCTCGCGGATCAAAGCGGAACTAGCGGCTATTGGTGATACAGCCAAGTATAAAAACTGGTCTTCTCCTTCTACTGACGGGCTTAGTAATGGAGGCTTGGCCAAATACTCCTTAAGGCTCTAAAAGGCCGCCTCACACTTGCCCGTCCATTGAAAAGCCTGTTTAAGAACTTTAAAGAAAGGAAGACACTTGTCAGTGGCCTTTGAGACAAACCTATTTAATGCTGCTACTCGCCCCGTCAGTCTTTGCACCTCCTTGACTGTCTTGGGAGAAACCATGTCAAGTATGGCTTTGACCTTCTCCGGGTTTGCCTTAATTGCTCGCTGAGACACCATAAAGTCTAGGAATTTTCCTGATGAGACTCCAAAAAGGCACTTCACAGGGTTAAGCTTCATCCTATATCCTCTCAAGGTATCGAACGACTCTTGAAGGTCTACAAGATAGGTTTTAGCTTCCCTGCTTTTAACGAGCATATCGTCTATATAGACTTCCATATTCCTCCCTATCTTCTTACTAAACATCTGATTTACCAATCTTTGATAGGTGGCAcctgcgttcttcagtccaAACGGCATGACTTTGTAGCAATATAAgccttggctagtaatgaacgcagttttctcctgatcttcttcCTTCATTAGGATTTGGTTATAACCtgaaaaagcatccatgaaggTTAGTAGTTTGTCGCCAGCCGTTGAGTCAACAAGCTGGCAATTCTGGGAAGGGGAAACTGTCTTTAGGACATGCATTGTtcaaatcagtgaagtccacacacattctccattttccattggACTTCTTTACCATAACAACATTTGCAAGCCATTTTGGATAGTAGACTTCTCTAATGAATCCAGCAGTTAAAAGCTTTTCCACCTCTTCCATGATTGCTTTATTCCACTCTAGAGTGAATACTCGTCTCTTTTGTTGAATGGGCTTCTTTGTTGGGTTAACATTAAGACTATGCTCTATCACTCGCCTATCGATCCCTAGCATGTCCTCGTGGCTCCATACAAAGACATCCAAGTTCTTTTACAAGGACTTCACCAATTTGTCCTTCAAAGTCTGTTGAAGCTCCTTTCCTACCTTGGTGGTTTTAGATGGATCTCCTTCTACTAGCACTACATTTTTCGCCTCCTCCATGGGTTCGGGTCGTTCTTCTTCTACCATCCAAGTGTGATTTTCCCTAGATGACAAGACCACCAAGTAACATTCTCGAGCCAAAATTTGGTCCCCTATGATTTCTCTAGTTCTGTGGGGGGTTGGGAATTTCACTTTCAGGCAATATGTGAAAGTTGCTGCCTTAAGGCGATTAAGGCTTGGTCTCCCAAGAATCACATTGTAAGACGAAGGGCAGTCGACAATTGAGAAATCTACCATCCTCATCACTTGAGCAGGGTAGGTTCCTGCTATAATCTGTAATGAAATGATTTCCTTTGGATAAACATGGTCTCCATTGAAGCTAACTAACGGAGATTTGAAAGGCTTGAGGCGTTTTAGATCCAACTTCATCTGCTGAAAAGCCGTCATATACATCACATTTGTCGAGCTCCCATTGTCCACCAGCACTCTTCAAGTGTTGAACCCCTCAATGGCTAACATAATGACTAGGGGTCAATATGGGGCTGCTTGATCCCCTTCACATCTTGCTCAGAGAAGAAAATGTCGTCATTCCTAGTgcgatgatgtttttccattaGGTGCTAGACATGGACGTTGTTCACCTGCCTCTACACCGCCTTCCTCAGGGACTTGTATGATCCTCCAACTATTGGTCCTCCAGTGATCGTCATTATCTCTCCAACGATGGGCTTGAGATTGTCTTGATCTTCCTCTCTTTGGTCGTCAGTAGGTTTCTCTTCTATTCATTAGCGAGCTTGATAGTCTTTCTTAACAAACTTTTGGAGTTTCCCCCTTTGGATCAACTCCTCTATCTGTTCTTTCAAATCCCTGCATTCGTCTGTATAATGACCATGGTCCTTATGGAAGCGGCAGTACTTCTTCGGATCTCTTCGCTTTGAGAATGAGCTTAATGGTTTAGGCGATTTCAAGGCAGGGTCGTCCTTTATCTGCATAAGAATCTTGACTACAGGCATTATCAAAGGGGTGAAATTCAGCTTCTTCTTTGATGATGCGTCTAGACTACTTTTACTAGTCTTAGCTTCCATAAGATTATCTTTGCGCTCCTTCTTTTTGCTTTGGGATTTTGCACCTTCGTCTTTCTTTCGTTTGCCTGCCAGTCCCTTTGTCATCAGTGCGTCTTCCCCATTCATGTATTTTTGTGCTTTAAACAGCAAATCCGTCATCGAGGTCGAAGGAGTTTTCCCTAAGGAGAAAACAAGGTCAGGATTGATCAGCCTAGCCTGGAAGGTCATCATTATCACTTGCTCATCAGCCTCATCAATTTCTAGGATTGCTTTGTTGAATTTCTTCACATATTCCCTCAGGGTCTCTCCTTCCTACGGTTTCACAGTTAACAAATAGGAAGTGGGCCTCTTATGGCGTTGGCCTCTAATGAAGTGACAGACGAAGAAGTCACTTAGCTGGTCAAAGTTTGCAATAGACACTGCAGGCAGCTTACTGAACCATACCCGTGCTGCTTCCCTAAGGGTTGTTGGGAAGGTCCTGCAAATAACTTCATCTAGGGTCTGCTAGAGACTCTGAATTATTTTGAATGCTCCTATATGGTCCAGAGGGTCCTTAGTGCCATTGTAGACCTCCAGCTGAGGGAAACAAAATTTGGGAGGTAAGGGGCACTCTAGAACACTAGTTGTGAAGGGTGAGTTGGTCCTTTTGATCATGCCATCCAGGTTTATTGCTGTCTTTCCCTTCATGGTGTTCTTGACCTCATCCAACTCCTTTCTCATGTTTTTCATCATTTGGTCACTACCACAAGTTGATTGCACGGTATGTTCTGAAGTATCCCGTCGGCTATTCTCTGGACTATGGGCCTTGTCATTGTTGTCATTGAGATTGCGTCGAGACTACGACATAGTCAGAGTCCCAGGGCACACCTTTCAGTTCAATTCTTCATTCTGTTTCATCAATTCTTGCACGTTAGCAGTGAGTGCTTGAATCTGTTGGGCCATTACGGTTGGGTCCATAGGAGGTGATGAAGTGGAAGTGTCCATGTGTCTCGAGGAACTTTGCTAGTAGAGATACGATGACTTGCCTAAGAGAATTGCAACTTAATCAGCTCCCCACAAACGACGCCAAATTGATGAAGCAGGAATTTTCCTCATCAATATGCCCCTCGTCAATATTATGAACGACCTGTAAAACCTGTGTCATAGAAAGCACTCAATAGATAAAGGCACCGGTTTGGGGCCTGCTAAAgaccctccgatgcttaagttagctTATTCTTTTTGGAAAAACTGTAATTTGTATAGCAATTCTGTGCTCATCCCCTTTTACCTGTTTTTCTTGGCTTTATATAACCTTAGGTTGAGTTAATACTCATAATACCGTTGTGTTGCAGCTGGGTAATAAATGCTTAATGGTTGCAAATTAACTCCAACGTTTTCTGTTCGTAACCGGTCCTTAATTCTACATTTTTGGACATTGGTAACAGTTTTGTGCTATTCATTGCCTAGTCATTGATTGCTGCTTGGAGTTAATGCACATACGCTTGTCCATACCCTTACTTGTCACTGTCAGGGATGGTTTTTGCTGATTATAGTTTCCCCATTAATTCCTTGCATGTCCAATCTGatggattttgttttgggttCAAAAATGAGAGACCCATTGCTTCTTGACTACCGAGACAGACACAGAACCAAGAGGTAAGTTAAGCTTCAACAAGAGACTGAGATCGAGATTGATACCAATAGGTAGGCCGACTATGCTTTCAGATCATTAAGTTTGAGACCGATATGGGAGAGGGGCTCATTCTTCAATTTTTGGAATACAAGAGGGAGGGAGGAAGAGATGAGAGCTGTCGGTTTTGGGAAGAgttgagaaagaaacaaaagtgaaaggaaagaaaaaaagaaatgaaaaaaaagatggTAACTACAGCTAGGATAGAGCCATTGGTTTGGAGTGAAAGGGCTGGTATGATTAGAAAAAACATAGAAGTGGGTCCCACTAAGATGAGTGAAATTATAATAATGCCATGGTAACTCAGTTTTGATAACTCGGAAACaacaaaatttgatttcattttcacaactcacttttttttttttaggttatgagttttggaaattGGAAATGGAAACTTGGTATGCAATTAGTGTGAGACTCACCAAAAATGAGTAATGAATAATAGAAAATGAGTGATGGGTAATAGAAATAAGTCAAACCAAACGAGCCCAAAATATTACCCACTAGAATAGACGTATCCTTCTTTAGGAATAGATATGCccagaaagaaaaaaggaaaaagaataacgGTTTTGTGCTATTCATTGCCTAGTCATTGATTGCTGCCTAGAGTTAATGCACATATGCTCGTCCATACCCTTACTTGTCACTGTCATGGACGGTTTTTGCTGATTTTAGTTTCCCCATTAATTCCTTGCATGTCCAATCTGATGGATCTTGTTTTGGGTTCAGAAATGAGAGACCCATTGCTTCTTGACTACCGAGACAGACACAGAACTGAGAGGTGAGTTAAGCTTCAACAAGAGACTGAGATCGAGATTAATACTAATAGGTAGACCGACTATGCTTTCAGATCATTAAGTTTGAGAGCAATATGGGAGAGGGGcttattcttcaatttttggAATACAAGAGGGAGGGAGGTAGAGATGAGAGCTCTCAGTTTTGGGAAGAgttgagaaagaaacaaaagtaaaaggaaagaaaaaaagaaaaaagatggtaACTACAGCTAGGATAAAGCCATTGGTTTGGAGTGAATGGGCTGGCATGATTACATAAAACATAGAAGTGGGTCCCACTAAGATGAGTGAAATTATAATAATGCCATGGTAACTCAGTTTTGATAACTCAGAAACaacaaaatttgatttcatttttcacaactcactctttttttttgggttatgagttttggaaattGGAGATGAAAACTTGGTATGCAACTAGTATGAGACACACCAAAAATGAGTAATGTATAATGGAAAATGAGTGATGGGTGATAGAAATAAGTCAAACCAAACGAGCCTAAAATATTACCCACTAGAACAGACCTATCCTTCTTTAGGAATAGATAtgcccaggaaaaaaaaaaagaataacgGTTTTGTGCTATTCATTGCCTAGTCATTGATTGTTGCCTGGAGTTAATGCACATACACTCGTCCATACCCTTACTTGTCACTGTCAAGGACGGTTTTTGCTGATTTTAGTTTCCCATTAATTCCTTGCATGTCCACTTTGATGGATCTTGTTTTGGGTTCAGAAATAAGAGACCCATTGCTTCTTGACTACCGAGACAAACACAGAACCGAGAGGTGAGGTAAGCTTCAACAAGAGAGTGAGATCGAGATTGATAACAATAGGTAGGCCAGGTATGCTTTTAGATCATTGAGTTTGAGACCGATATGAGAGAGGGGTTCATTCTTCAATTTTCGGAATACAAGAGGAAGGGAGGAAGAGATGAGAGCTCTCGGTTTTGGGAAGAgttgagaaagaaacaaaagtaaaaggaaagaaaaaaagaaaagaaaaaaaaagatggtaacTACAGCTGGGATAGAACCATTGGTTTGGAGTGAATGGGCTGGTATGATTAGACAAAACATAGAAGTGGGTCCCACTAAGATGAGTGAAATTATAATAATGCTATGGTAACTCAATTTTGATAACTCGGAAACaacaaaatttgatttcatttttcacaactcactctttctttttctttttttgggttgtgtttTGGAAATTGGAAATGAAAACTTGATATGCAACTAGTGTGAGACTCACCCAAAATGAGTAATGAATAATGAAAAATGAGTGATGGGTGATAGGAATAAGTCAAACCAAACGAGCCCAAAATATTACCCACTAGATCAGATGAATCCTTCTTTAGGAATAgatatgccaaaaaaaaaaaaaaagagagagagagagaatgaaacgCCATAATCAACACTCAACAGAGTTGGTTTTAGAGGCTATAACCTTACCCACGTATCCATCACATAcagttaataaaaattaaaactaccCCTACTCCCAATTCCGTACCTAACCAAATACTTTTACGAGTGCACACAAAAACGAAGATAAGGTAGTCCTTTATTGAAATCTCCGGAGAAAGGAGTCGAAATGGAGAGCTCAGGTTTGGAAGGGAATGAGCTGGAAATATTTGAAGTTGGGCCCTGTGAAAGTGCTTACCAGATGGGTTTCTTAATAGGCCAGAGGTTCTCCAATCTTATAAGAAGCAGGCTGGCCAGAGACCTCATTCTTCAAGACCAGCTACTACCTTTTGCCCAAACCCCACAAGCACAGCCACTTCTCAAAGCACTCACtgataataacaaaaagaattttCCAAGTTGTTGGGATGAACTGATAGGGACAGCTGAGGGAAGTGGAGTTCCTGTTCTTcatgtaatttttcatttgaaaacCAACAAAATACTTTCGTTTATTCATCCTAGTACTGTTTCAGTTACTTTCTAGTTGTTCATGTGCAGATAATACTAATCAACTTCAGGAAAGAGATTGTTCCTTTTCTTCCAAAGAACAAGTTAATTTCCAATGCTGATTGCCCAGATGACTGTTCTGATGTTCTCATCGTCAGTGATTCCATGGCCATGGTGGCACATAATGAGGATGCAAATGTTGCTCTGGTTGGCCACACGTATGGTTTACTGTATTCCATCCTATTTTAAAGTTTCACAAAACCCTTGTCAAGTCAATCCAATCTGTTTGGTTTTTATAGCTTGTAACATTCCTTTTCTGGGTTTGCAGCTATTTAATAAAGGGAATGCTGTCAAATGAACTATCCTTCATTGCTTACACGTATGCAGGAGAGCTCCCAAGCTGTGCATTTGGATTCAACAGTCATGGATTGGTAAAAATTCTCACTCACCAAGAATCTGAATGAGACTGATATGCGATACCCGAACTAATGCTTGAAACAATCTGAACAACGAAATTTGAATCATATTCTGCTTGTGACCCCACCccctaaaattttcaacaaaaaatagaaatgaagaaaagaactgAAAATCTACCGTTTAAGTGTCAAACATACATTCATAGTTTTGGTTATGGATGCCTTGGTGTGGACTAGGCCAAAATGTTCTAACTTTAACTGAATTGAATTTGACTAGTTTTCATAATACTTATATGATAGATATGTGTTAATCAAAAAAAGATGATAGACATAAGAATAATTTCTTTAACGTGTATACTTCAGGCATTCACACTAAATTCAGTACCCCCAATTGAAGACGAGATTGTGGCCGGTGGAATTG
This genomic stretch from Castanea sativa cultivar Marrone di Chiusa Pesio chromosome 1, ASM4071231v1 harbors:
- the LOC142642485 gene encoding uncharacterized protein LOC142642485 isoform X1 — encoded protein: MESSGLEGNELEIFEVGPCESAYQMGFLIGQRFSNLIRSRLARDLILQDQLLPFAQTPQAQPLLKALTDNNKKNFPSCWDELIGTAEGSGVPVLHIILINFRKEIVPFLPKNKLISNADCPDDCSDVLIVSDSMAMVAHNEDANVALVGHTYLIKGMLSNELSFIAYTYAGELPSCAFGFNSHGLAFTLNSVPPIEDEIVAGGIGCNFISRDLLEASGIDDAVTRIHSSEASVGHSYNLIDIRTRKIRNVETASMNRISVREVGATPFFRANMYLHLPVQQVQDDNSISRQRRALVLPKTSKNEFLSLLGDMADTKYPIYMTGPILYTLCTAVIDLDEQTFSIIEGNPKKGEASHVFTMSSKEFKMPQ
- the LOC142642485 gene encoding uncharacterized protein LOC142642485 isoform X2 produces the protein MESSGLEGNELEIFEVGPCESAYQMGFLIGQRFSNLIRSRLARDLILQDQLLPFAQTPQAQPLLKALTDNNKKNFPSCWDELIGTAEGSGVPVLHIILINFRKEIVPFLPKNKLISNADCPDDCSDVLIVSDSMAMVAHNEDANVALVGHTYLIKGMLSNELSFIAYTYAGELPSCAFGFNSHGLAFTLNSVPPIEDEIVAGGIGCNFISRDLLEASGIDDAVTVQDDNSISRQRRALVLPKTSKNEFLSLLGDMADTKYPIYMTGPILYTLCTAVIDLDEQTFSIIEGNPKKGEASHVFTMSSKEFKMPQ